In a single window of the Thiohalophilus sp. genome:
- a CDS encoding TIGR00730 family Rossman fold protein yields the protein MMDDKHKHPGMLPVNDTMLTRESWKIFQIMAEFVEGFERLAQIRPSVSIFGSARTNPDHPYYQKTIEVARTLSNAGFSVVSGGGPGIMEAANKGAYEGKSPSIGLNIQLPHEQSGNPYQDISLTFRHFFSRKVMFVKYAAAYVVLPGGFGTLDELAEILTLVQTKKSRRIPIILVHAPFWTGLLDWFRTTLVDEGTINAEDLDLIQILDEPEAILDAIFKHYEYSGFEPSAEEAEIMLDL from the coding sequence ATGATGGATGACAAGCACAAACACCCCGGGATGCTGCCGGTCAACGATACCATGCTGACCCGCGAATCCTGGAAAATTTTCCAGATCATGGCGGAATTTGTCGAAGGTTTCGAACGGCTGGCGCAAATCCGCCCCTCGGTCAGTATCTTCGGCTCGGCCCGGACCAATCCCGATCACCCTTATTACCAGAAAACCATCGAGGTCGCCCGGACCCTGTCCAACGCCGGCTTCTCGGTGGTCAGCGGGGGTGGTCCCGGCATCATGGAGGCGGCCAACAAGGGCGCCTACGAGGGCAAGTCGCCCAGTATCGGGCTCAACATCCAGCTGCCCCACGAGCAGTCCGGCAATCCGTATCAGGATATCTCGCTGACCTTCCGGCACTTCTTCTCACGCAAGGTGATGTTCGTCAAATACGCCGCGGCCTATGTGGTGCTGCCCGGCGGCTTCGGCACTCTCGATGAGCTGGCCGAAATTCTGACCCTGGTGCAGACCAAAAAATCGCGACGGATTCCGATTATTCTGGTCCATGCGCCCTTCTGGACCGGTCTGCTCGACTGGTTTCGCACCACGCTGGTGGACGAGGGCACGATCAACGCCGAGGATCTCGATCTGATCCAGATTCTGGACGAGCCCGAGGCGATCCTGGATGCTATCTTTAAACATTATGAGTACAGTGGCTTCGAGCCCTCGGCCGAAGAGGCCGAAATCATGCTGGACCTGTAG
- a CDS encoding DUF2782 domain-containing protein: MMQRISLFFILALLGVTLPAADDAPPPLPEELEGYEDIPQPEVTIIRREDRVIEEVRINGQLRYVKVTPKKGKPYYFIDTDGDGELETRKHELDNPTINQWILKRW, from the coding sequence ATGATGCAACGCATTTCGTTATTCTTTATATTGGCCCTGCTGGGCGTCACCCTGCCGGCTGCCGACGATGCGCCGCCGCCGCTACCGGAAGAGCTGGAAGGTTACGAAGATATTCCCCAGCCGGAAGTCACCATCATTCGTCGCGAGGATCGCGTCATCGAAGAGGTGCGCATCAACGGCCAGCTGCGCTATGTCAAAGTGACGCCCAAAAAGGGCAAACCCTACTATTTTATCGACACCGATGGCGATGGCGAGCTGGAGACCCGGAAACACGAGCTGGATAATCCGACCATTAACCAATGGATCCTCAAACGCTGGTAA
- a CDS encoding homoserine kinase produces the protein MSVYTKVEHHKLEAFLRHYSLGQLVEYRGISAGIENTNYFVTTTGGRYVLTLFEALAMDELPYFLDLMAHLAEHDVPCAHPEADDEGHYLRTLNGKPAALVIRLEGKSVDDPNQVQCAALGKALGHLHVVGQSFTGYRENQRGPHWWVETAEQVLPRLTGEDAELLDNEIAYQKQHRRDSLPRGVIHADLFRDNALFTGNKLTGIIDFYYACNDVLLYDVAVTVNDWCCDENGHFDPPRLEAFLEAYRQEREFTDAEQEAWPVMLRAAALRFWLSRLYDMHFPRAGEITHTKDPLVFRRILARRIAARDSLTLVPPGSDEGRGTRDEAF, from the coding sequence ATGTCGGTTTATACAAAGGTCGAGCACCACAAGCTTGAAGCATTCCTGCGCCATTACTCACTGGGACAACTGGTGGAGTATCGCGGGATCAGTGCCGGTATCGAAAACACCAATTATTTCGTCACCACCACCGGCGGGCGCTATGTGCTGACCCTGTTCGAGGCGCTGGCGATGGACGAACTGCCCTATTTTCTGGATCTGATGGCGCATCTGGCCGAACACGACGTGCCTTGCGCCCACCCCGAGGCGGACGATGAAGGCCACTATCTGCGCACGCTCAACGGCAAGCCGGCTGCACTGGTCATCCGTCTGGAAGGCAAGAGCGTGGACGACCCCAACCAGGTCCAGTGCGCCGCACTGGGCAAGGCGCTCGGCCATTTGCATGTGGTCGGCCAGTCATTTACCGGCTACCGGGAAAACCAGCGTGGGCCCCACTGGTGGGTGGAAACCGCCGAACAGGTACTGCCCCGACTCACCGGCGAGGATGCCGAACTGCTGGACAACGAGATCGCCTACCAAAAGCAGCACCGCCGCGACAGCCTGCCGCGCGGCGTGATCCACGCCGATCTGTTCCGCGACAACGCCCTGTTTACGGGCAACAAACTGACCGGCATCATCGATTTCTATTACGCGTGTAACGACGTGCTGCTCTACGACGTGGCCGTCACGGTCAACGACTGGTGCTGCGACGAAAACGGCCATTTCGACCCGCCGCGCCTGGAGGCCTTCCTCGAGGCTTATCGTCAGGAGCGGGAATTTACCGACGCCGAGCAGGAAGCCTGGCCGGTGATGCTGCGCGCCGCCGCCCTGCGCTTCTGGCTCTCACGGCTGTACGATATGCACTTCCCACGCGCCGGGGAGATCACCCATACCAAGGATCCCCTGGTATTTCGACGAATCCTGGCACGGCGTATTGCTGCCCGGGACTCGCTTACGCTCGTTCCCCCCGGGAGTGACGAGGGACGAGGGACAAGGGACGAGGCGTTTTAA
- a CDS encoding TRAP transporter small permease subunit, with the protein MEKVSHFLEGLSEWSGRAVAWLTLLMVLITFAVVVLRYGFDTGWIGLQEVITYLHAAVFMLGAAYTLRHEGHVRVDIFYHRLGPRGKALVDLLGTLLLLWPMCLFIAFISWDYVAVSWERLETSNEPGGLPFVYLLKSLLLLMPLLLMLQGLAGVLQNWQVLRGRRRGQSDEHQQEVL; encoded by the coding sequence ATGGAAAAAGTCAGCCATTTTCTTGAAGGACTCAGCGAATGGAGCGGACGCGCCGTCGCCTGGTTGACGCTGCTGATGGTACTCATCACCTTTGCCGTGGTGGTCCTGCGCTACGGCTTCGACACCGGCTGGATCGGCCTGCAGGAAGTCATCACTTACCTGCATGCCGCCGTCTTTATGCTGGGGGCCGCCTATACCCTGCGCCATGAAGGGCACGTGCGGGTGGACATTTTCTACCACCGCCTCGGGCCGCGCGGCAAGGCGCTCGTGGATCTGCTGGGTACCCTGCTGCTGCTGTGGCCCATGTGCCTGTTCATCGCCTTTATCAGCTGGGACTACGTGGCGGTCAGCTGGGAACGGCTGGAGACCTCCAACGAGCCGGGCGGCCTGCCCTTCGTCTATCTGCTCAAGAGCCTGCTGTTACTGATGCCGCTGCTGCTGATGCTGCAGGGGCTGGCCGGGGTCCTGCAAAACTGGCAGGTGCTGCGCGGTCGGCGGCGTGGCCAGAGCGACGAGCACCAGCAGGAGGTGCTTTGA
- a CDS encoding TRAP transporter large permease subunit, with protein sequence MAELMPLLMFLVVGLVLLSGYPVAFCLGGTALAFALLGHLTGTFDEAFLSAAPNRLYGIMTNGTLIAVPLFVFMGVMLERSKVADQLLDTMAMLFGPLRGGLGISVILVGMLLAASTGIVGATVVTMGLLSLPTMLRRNYDPGLAGGAICASGTLGQIIPPSIILVLLGDVLSSAYQQAQLDMGLFAPETVSVGDLFAGALIPGLMLVGLYVLYMLGVAWLQPEKVPAMPHDERQHSKRELAGRVIKVLIPPLLLIVAVLGSIMAGAATPTEAASVGAVGATLLALLQRQFDPGKLREVMRTTVQVTSMVFLIFIGASLFSLVFRGFGGDEAVRDILTSLPGGVVGAMLIVMLVMFLLGFILDFIEITFVVVPIVAPILLMMGLDPVWLGVMIAINLQTSFLTPPFGFALFYLRGVASQGMSTGQLYRGVMPFIAIQLFALALLALWPGLATWLPGVIYGS encoded by the coding sequence ATGGCCGAGCTGATGCCGTTGCTGATGTTTCTGGTCGTCGGGCTGGTCCTGCTCAGCGGTTACCCGGTGGCCTTCTGCCTGGGGGGCACGGCGCTCGCCTTTGCCCTGCTTGGCCATCTGACCGGCACCTTCGACGAAGCCTTTTTGAGTGCGGCGCCCAACCGGTTGTACGGCATCATGACCAACGGCACGCTGATCGCCGTGCCGTTGTTTGTCTTCATGGGGGTGATGCTGGAGCGCTCGAAGGTGGCCGATCAGCTGCTGGATACCATGGCCATGCTGTTCGGCCCGCTGCGGGGCGGCCTCGGGATCTCGGTCATCCTGGTCGGCATGCTGCTGGCCGCCAGCACCGGCATCGTCGGCGCCACCGTGGTCACCATGGGCCTGCTCTCCCTGCCCACCATGCTGCGCCGCAATTATGACCCGGGGCTGGCCGGCGGCGCCATCTGCGCCTCGGGGACCCTCGGGCAGATTATTCCGCCGTCGATCATTCTGGTGCTGCTGGGGGACGTCCTCTCCTCCGCCTATCAGCAGGCCCAGCTCGATATGGGGCTGTTTGCCCCGGAGACGGTCTCGGTTGGCGATCTGTTCGCCGGGGCGCTGATTCCCGGCCTGATGCTGGTCGGCCTGTATGTCCTCTATATGCTGGGCGTGGCCTGGCTGCAGCCGGAAAAGGTCCCGGCCATGCCGCACGATGAACGCCAGCACAGCAAGCGGGAGCTCGCCGGCCGGGTTATCAAGGTGCTGATTCCGCCACTGCTGCTGATCGTGGCCGTGCTCGGTTCCATCATGGCCGGTGCCGCCACCCCCACCGAAGCGGCCTCGGTCGGCGCGGTCGGCGCCACGCTGCTGGCATTATTACAGCGCCAGTTTGATCCGGGCAAACTGCGCGAGGTGATGCGTACCACCGTCCAGGTCACCAGCATGGTATTTCTGATCTTCATCGGCGCATCGCTGTTCTCGCTGGTGTTCCGCGGCTTCGGCGGGGACGAGGCGGTGCGCGATATTCTTACCAGCCTGCCCGGCGGGGTGGTTGGCGCCATGCTGATCGTCATGCTGGTGATGTTCCTGCTCGGCTTCATTCTCGATTTTATCGAGATCACCTTCGTGGTGGTGCCGATCGTCGCCCCCATACTGTTGATGATGGGCCTGGATCCGGTCTGGCTGGGGGTCATGATTGCTATCAACCTGCAGACCTCGTTTTTGACCCCGCCGTTCGGCTTCGCCCTGTTCTACCTGCGCGGCGTCGCCTCCCAGGGCATGAGTACCGGCCAGCTGTATCGCGGCGTCATGCCCTTCATCGCCATCCAGTTATTCGCCCTCGCCCTGCTCGCCCTCTGGCCGGGCCTGGCCACCTGGCTGCCGGGTGTCATTTACGGCTCCTAG
- the msrB gene encoding peptide-methionine (R)-S-oxide reductase MsrB, which translates to MEKIRKSDEEWRELLSEEQFQVTRRHGTERPFSGEYCDSKAPGTYVCVCCGQPLFHSKEKFDSGSGWPSYWQPISEEVIETTEDASHGMVRSEVHCSRCDAHLGHVFPDGPPPTGLRYCINSVALRAVPSDE; encoded by the coding sequence GTGGAGAAAATCAGAAAGTCGGACGAGGAATGGCGGGAATTGCTGAGCGAGGAGCAGTTCCAGGTCACCCGCCGCCACGGTACCGAGCGGCCGTTCAGCGGGGAGTATTGTGACAGCAAGGCGCCGGGGACCTATGTCTGCGTCTGCTGCGGCCAGCCGCTGTTTCACTCCAAAGAGAAATTCGATTCGGGCAGCGGCTGGCCCAGTTACTGGCAGCCGATCAGCGAGGAGGTCATTGAGACCACCGAAGACGCCAGCCACGGCATGGTGCGCAGTGAAGTGCACTGTAGCCGCTGCGACGCCCACCTCGGCCACGTCTTCCCCGACGGCCCGCCCCCCACCGGCCTGCGCTACTGCATCAACTCCGTGGCCCTTCGGGCCGTACCGAGTGACGAGTAA
- a CDS encoding TRAP transporter substrate-binding protein: MKRRDFLKSAGAGSLAAGSLLTGVETASAKGKTQFKWKMVTTWPKNFPGLGTGANNLAALINQMSNGRIEVKVYGAGELVPALEVFDAVSRGTAQMGHGAAYYWKGKSEAAQFFSAVPFGLTGQEMNGWLYHGGGMELWEEVYAPFNLVPAAAGNTGVQMGGWFNKEINSLADLEGLKMRIPGLGGEVLKRAGGTPVNLPGGELYTSLQSGNIDATEWVGPYNDLAFGLYKIAKYYYYPGWHEPGTTLEAMINKEAFEELPKDLQSIVLNACKVVNLDMLSEYTARNNQALKTLVEKHNVDLRRYPDDVLKKLRNLSDEVVAEVAEKDKMSKKVYESFKKFRNQAMEWHRISEQTYMAAREM; the protein is encoded by the coding sequence ATGAAACGACGCGACTTTCTCAAATCCGCCGGGGCCGGTTCCCTGGCGGCCGGCAGCCTGCTGACAGGCGTCGAAACGGCCTCTGCCAAAGGCAAAACCCAATTCAAATGGAAAATGGTGACCACCTGGCCGAAAAACTTTCCCGGTCTGGGTACCGGCGCCAACAATCTGGCCGCCCTGATCAACCAGATGAGCAATGGCCGCATCGAGGTCAAGGTCTACGGTGCGGGCGAGCTGGTGCCGGCTCTGGAAGTGTTTGATGCCGTATCACGTGGTACAGCGCAGATGGGCCACGGTGCCGCCTATTACTGGAAAGGCAAGAGCGAGGCGGCGCAGTTTTTCTCCGCCGTGCCCTTCGGCCTGACCGGTCAGGAGATGAACGGCTGGCTCTATCACGGTGGCGGCATGGAACTGTGGGAAGAGGTTTATGCGCCGTTTAACCTGGTCCCGGCGGCGGCCGGGAATACCGGTGTGCAGATGGGCGGCTGGTTCAACAAGGAGATCAACTCGCTGGCCGATCTCGAAGGCCTGAAAATGCGTATCCCCGGTCTTGGCGGCGAGGTGTTAAAGCGCGCTGGCGGGACTCCGGTGAACCTGCCCGGCGGCGAGCTGTACACCTCGTTGCAGTCCGGTAACATCGATGCCACCGAGTGGGTCGGTCCCTACAACGACCTGGCCTTCGGCCTTTACAAGATCGCCAAATACTATTACTACCCGGGCTGGCACGAACCGGGCACGACGCTGGAGGCGATGATCAACAAAGAAGCCTTCGAGGAACTGCCGAAGGATCTGCAAAGCATCGTGCTCAATGCCTGCAAGGTGGTCAATCTGGACATGCTGTCCGAATACACCGCGCGCAACAATCAGGCCCTCAAGACCCTGGTGGAAAAACACAATGTCGATCTGCGCCGCTACCCGGACGATGTGCTCAAAAAACTGCGCAACCTGTCCGACGAAGTCGTCGCCGAAGTGGCCGAAAAAGACAAGATGAGCAAGAAAGTCTACGAGTCGTTCAAAAAATTCCGCAACCAGGCGATGGAATGGCACCGCATTTCCGAACAGACCTACATGGCGGCGAGAGAGATGTAG